The Bernardetia litoralis DSM 6794 genome includes a window with the following:
- a CDS encoding NFACT RNA binding domain-containing protein yields MQNNYYFIRSLSNELSKQIIGFEIATIFSQNKDELLIGLIDNDNPETEFWIRATFTPELTTLSFPQTFARAKRNSIDLFDSIIGKKITSIRQFNNERAFGIEIEGDNDNTNFTLLFKLFGNRSNIILFSDTEIEAIFQHKLQADWEIIYDDLDRSLEQEKEDFLENGIKKIFPTFGKDISKYLNKKVENTEDKELYWSETEKLITYFDEIEELNFYIFLKKDGVKLSILNPNEIFEESDKIEILHKTNNIIEACNLFYLEFSKRYYLGKEKNAALKAIEKRHRQTQNYIDKTLKKIEKVENTMRYEEFGHILMANLHAVEPRSKSVELFDFYTNEQITIPLKDNLTAQKNAELFYRKGKNQKLEINNLYQNLDKKEEQLRLFESQLEEINNFESLKIMRKFLKENKIKVTNLQENEPDELPFKVFEYQDFQILVGKNSKNNDLLTQKFAYKEDLWLHARGVAGSHVVIKYRAGKPFPKSVIEKAASLAAYYSKSKTDSLCAVIVTPKKYVRKPKGAVLGAVVVEREDVVMVEPKEFG; encoded by the coding sequence ATGCAAAACAATTATTATTTCATTCGAAGTCTTTCCAATGAACTTTCTAAACAAATTATAGGATTCGAAATTGCGACTATTTTTTCGCAAAACAAAGATGAATTATTGATAGGACTTATTGATAATGACAATCCAGAAACTGAGTTTTGGATTCGTGCTACCTTTACGCCTGAACTCACAACGCTTTCTTTTCCTCAAACTTTTGCACGAGCAAAACGAAATAGCATCGACCTTTTTGATTCAATTATTGGAAAAAAAATTACAAGCATTCGTCAGTTTAATAATGAAAGAGCTTTTGGGATTGAAATAGAAGGAGATAATGACAATACCAACTTCACTTTGTTATTCAAATTATTTGGAAATCGTTCGAATATAATTTTATTTTCAGATACAGAAATTGAAGCTATTTTTCAACATAAATTACAAGCTGATTGGGAAATTATTTATGATGATTTGGATAGAAGTTTGGAGCAAGAAAAAGAAGATTTCTTAGAAAATGGAATCAAAAAAATCTTTCCTACTTTTGGAAAAGATATTTCAAAATATTTGAATAAAAAAGTAGAAAACACAGAAGATAAAGAACTTTATTGGTCAGAAACTGAAAAGTTAATTACTTATTTTGATGAAATTGAAGAGCTAAATTTTTATATTTTCTTGAAAAAAGATGGAGTAAAATTGTCTATTCTCAATCCAAATGAAATTTTTGAAGAAAGCGACAAAATAGAAATTTTACACAAAACAAATAATATCATCGAAGCCTGTAATTTATTTTATTTAGAGTTTTCGAAACGTTATTATTTAGGTAAAGAAAAAAATGCAGCTTTAAAAGCAATAGAAAAACGTCATCGTCAAACTCAAAACTACATAGACAAAACACTCAAAAAGATAGAAAAAGTAGAAAATACGATGCGTTACGAAGAATTTGGACATATTTTGATGGCAAATCTTCACGCTGTAGAGCCTCGTTCAAAATCAGTAGAACTTTTTGATTTTTATACGAATGAACAAATTACAATTCCATTAAAAGATAACCTGACAGCACAAAAAAATGCTGAACTTTTTTATAGAAAAGGAAAAAATCAAAAATTAGAAATTAATAATTTATATCAGAATTTGGATAAAAAAGAAGAACAGTTACGTCTTTTTGAAAGTCAGTTGGAGGAAATAAATAATTTTGAATCTCTCAAAATAATGCGAAAATTTTTGAAGGAAAATAAAATTAAGGTTACAAATCTACAAGAAAATGAACCTGACGAACTTCCTTTTAAAGTTTTTGAATATCAAGATTTTCAGATTTTGGTAGGAAAAAATTCTAAAAATAACGATTTACTCACTCAAAAATTTGCATACAAAGAAGATTTATGGCTTCATGCTCGTGGTGTAGCAGGTTCGCATGTAGTGATAAAATACCGAGCAGGAAAACCATTTCCAAAGTCAGTCATCGAAAAAGCTGCAAGTTTGGCAGCTTATTATTCCAAAAGTAAAACAGATTCGCTTTGTGCTGTCATCGTAACGCCGAAAAAATATGTCAGAAAACCAAAAGGAGCAGTACTTGGGGCAGTTGTGGTGGAAAGAGAAGATGTGGTTATGGTTGAGCCAAAAGAATTTGGGTAG
- a CDS encoding aldehyde dehydrogenase family protein produces the protein METTVEATNKLAFPKFKESYDNFINGEWTAPVKGLYFDNVSPVSGEVITKIARSSKEDVDLALDAAHEAFKTWSKTSATERSNMLLKIADIMEKNLEYLATVETVDNGKAVRETKAADLPLCVDHFRYFAGVIRAEEGSVAELDQNTVSMNIDEPLGVVGQIIPWNFPLLMATWKLAPALAAGCCVVMKPAEQTPVGILILMELIKDVLPKGVLNIVSGFGVEAGKPLASSPRIAKVSFTGETTTGRLIMQYASENIIPVTMELGGKSPNVFFPSIMEADDDFFDKCIEGAVMFALNQGEICTCPSRMLVHEDIYDKFIARVVERTEMIKMGHPLDDSTMMGAQASKDQYEKILSYLEIGKEEGAEVLTGGAAKYVDGLKDGYYIQPTILKGHNKMRVFQEEIFGPVLCVTTFKDTEEAIEIANDTLYGLGAGVWTRDAHELYNVPRAIQAGRVWVNCYHNYPAHAPFGGYKKSGFGRENHKMMLSHYRQNKNMLISYDKKAMGFF, from the coding sequence ATGGAAACTACCGTAGAAGCAACAAACAAATTAGCCTTTCCTAAATTTAAGGAAAGCTATGATAATTTTATAAATGGAGAATGGACTGCTCCTGTCAAAGGACTGTATTTTGATAATGTTTCCCCAGTAAGTGGTGAAGTAATTACAAAAATTGCTCGTTCTAGCAAAGAAGATGTAGATTTAGCTCTTGATGCAGCTCATGAAGCCTTCAAAACATGGTCTAAAACGTCGGCTACTGAAAGAAGTAATATGCTTCTTAAAATAGCTGATATTATGGAAAAGAATTTAGAATATTTAGCTACCGTAGAAACAGTTGATAATGGTAAAGCTGTTAGAGAAACAAAAGCAGCCGATTTGCCTCTTTGTGTAGATCACTTCCGTTATTTTGCTGGTGTAATTCGTGCTGAAGAAGGCAGTGTTGCTGAGTTGGATCAAAATACTGTTTCGATGAATATTGATGAACCATTAGGTGTAGTGGGACAAATTATTCCTTGGAATTTTCCTCTTTTAATGGCGACTTGGAAACTTGCGCCTGCATTGGCAGCTGGGTGTTGTGTTGTGATGAAACCTGCTGAACAAACGCCTGTTGGAATTTTGATTTTGATGGAACTTATCAAGGATGTACTTCCTAAAGGAGTTTTAAACATTGTTTCTGGTTTCGGTGTGGAAGCTGGAAAACCTTTAGCTAGTTCGCCAAGAATTGCAAAAGTTTCATTTACAGGAGAAACTACAACAGGGCGTTTGATTATGCAATACGCATCTGAAAATATCATTCCTGTAACTATGGAATTGGGTGGAAAATCGCCAAATGTATTTTTCCCTAGTATCATGGAAGCAGATGATGATTTCTTTGATAAATGTATAGAAGGTGCTGTAATGTTTGCTCTTAATCAAGGTGAAATTTGTACATGTCCTTCAAGAATGCTGGTTCATGAAGATATTTATGACAAATTTATTGCAAGAGTAGTCGAAAGAACTGAAATGATAAAAATGGGTCATCCATTAGATGATTCGACGATGATGGGAGCGCAAGCCTCAAAAGACCAATACGAAAAAATATTATCGTACTTAGAAATTGGAAAAGAAGAAGGCGCAGAAGTATTGACAGGTGGCGCAGCCAAATATGTTGATGGCTTAAAAGATGGATATTATATTCAACCAACTATTTTGAAGGGACACAATAAAATGAGAGTTTTCCAAGAGGAAATTTTTGGTCCTGTTTTGTGTGTTACAACTTTTAAAGATACTGAAGAAGCTATCGAAATTGCAAATGATACGCTTTATGGTCTTGGTGCTGGTGTTTGGACAAGAGATGCTCATGAGCTTTACAATGTGCCTCGTGCAATACAGGCAGGTCGTGTTTGGGTAAACTGTTACCATAATTATCCTGCTCATGCTCCATTTGGTGGTTACAAAAAATCTGGTTTTGGTAGAGAAAATCATAAAATGATGTTGAGTCATTATCGCCAAAACAAAAACATGCTTATTTCGTATGATAAAAAAGCAATGGGATTCTTTTAA
- a CDS encoding DUF779 domain-containing protein: protein MKNTQRVVATDATKAIIDKLREEHGELMFHQSGGCCDGSQPMCFAKGEFKIGANDVWVGTIHGCDFFMNQDQFDYWKHTHLTIDVTEGRGSSFSLEIPLGYRFLVKSRLFTDEETKNLIPVKNGEEYLEETTA, encoded by the coding sequence ATGAAAAATACACAAAGAGTGGTTGCCACAGATGCAACTAAAGCAATTATTGATAAACTCAGAGAAGAACATGGTGAATTAATGTTTCATCAAAGTGGAGGTTGTTGTGATGGTTCACAACCCATGTGTTTTGCAAAAGGAGAGTTTAAAATTGGTGCAAATGATGTTTGGGTTGGAACGATTCACGGATGTGATTTTTTTATGAATCAAGACCAATTTGATTATTGGAAACACACACATCTTACCATTGATGTTACTGAAGGAAGAGGTTCTAGTTTTTCGTTAGAGATTCCGTTAGGTTATCGTTTTTTGGTAAAATCTAGACTTTTTACAGATGAAGAAACCAAAAATCTTATTCCTGTAAAGAATGGAGAAGAATATTTGGAGGAAACGACAGCTTGA
- a CDS encoding sensor histidine kinase yields MHLFIDLKEYLKGELPNFKIYNNSLLLFCGSKIYKINLNTKLIESPWIHSSGISTPLQTNEGLFFIKKDTLVHISPKGDLKKILSTNLSTTSKNGEAITLGKSRIFQTTSSLFLLEHRFGLNTFFRFNISKKNITKMKGAEALEDKIIHTCFNNNNEIWFGTDYGVLVYEIKDEQFQFKKQFLKDKEISQILKNQEGNYFFTTLHNGVYVIPNMHIEDCQISEKNKNINSLDIINDNTLAFGINTGTVGIYNTITNKKIYIETKTKGHISTLKYHKKTNLIFISKSYSAFTLDYSNFKLKKIKTRVFLNAKSLTNLKNDDLLLTDDNSIKIFKEGNLDNDTLIYNKRTHASHYNRDKDEVYIAFVDNLVKYDSVWNPTVIQHKNQALLGKSITQMSNGIVWFASLKNGIYGIKNDSILYHYTTKNGLMSNNIEQIEADKNILWIALDNSVQRFNFTTQKFETLTKRDGIISYDISGIEILKNKVYLSSDEGLLSIDKHQPFKKQNNEIYFNAFEINDRDTLVASIYKLAHDQNTIKISFNVNGFSFNHKGKYKYRLKGLNDNWLNTDKGINSVKYNSLPAGSYIFQVQSVLENQADNGAIKELSIVIYKPFWQTWWFRLGGIMLIFGSTVLFFKNKIKKKEKERIAELEKISLEKELMAINLTALRSQMNPHFIFNVLNSIQDLILQKNIKASYDYIVTFSELIRNALNYSSEDFIPIEKELKFLNVYLKLEKLRFGDAFNYTINSDIQELIKVPSLLIQPFIENALVHGLMHKKGEKELNISFEFKEEYLKCIITDNGIGRKKVNEIYTRQKNKNESFALSAIRKRLDIFKKKYNNNLGYVIEDLYSNEKDTGTKVILTLPFEYDF; encoded by the coding sequence ATGCACTTATTTATAGACTTAAAAGAATACTTAAAAGGAGAATTGCCCAATTTTAAAATTTATAATAATTCTTTATTACTTTTTTGTGGTTCTAAAATTTATAAAATAAATCTAAATACAAAACTTATAGAGTCTCCTTGGATTCATAGTAGTGGTATCAGTACTCCTTTACAAACAAATGAGGGGCTATTTTTTATTAAAAAAGATACTTTAGTGCATATTTCTCCAAAAGGAGATTTAAAAAAAATACTATCTACTAATTTATCAACAACAAGTAAAAATGGAGAAGCAATCACTTTAGGAAAGTCTAGAATTTTTCAAACCACTTCATCACTCTTTTTATTAGAACATAGATTTGGTTTAAATACTTTTTTTCGATTTAATATTTCGAAGAAAAATATAACTAAAATGAAAGGAGCTGAGGCTTTAGAAGATAAAATAATACATACCTGTTTTAATAATAATAATGAAATTTGGTTTGGTACAGACTATGGTGTTTTGGTTTATGAAATTAAAGACGAGCAATTTCAATTCAAAAAGCAATTTTTAAAGGATAAAGAAATCTCTCAAATTTTAAAAAACCAAGAAGGCAATTATTTCTTTACAACATTACACAATGGAGTTTATGTAATCCCCAATATGCATATTGAAGATTGCCAAATTTCAGAAAAAAACAAAAATATAAATAGTTTAGACATCATAAATGATAATACTTTAGCTTTTGGAATAAATACTGGCACAGTAGGGATTTATAATACAATAACAAATAAAAAAATATACATAGAAACAAAAACAAAAGGACATATTTCTACACTGAAATACCATAAAAAAACGAATCTCATTTTTATAAGTAAATCTTACTCTGCCTTTACATTAGATTATAGTAATTTTAAATTAAAGAAAATTAAAACTAGAGTTTTTCTTAACGCAAAAAGTTTAACAAACTTAAAAAATGATGACCTACTTTTGACAGATGATAATTCTATAAAAATATTTAAAGAGGGTAATCTTGATAATGATACTCTTATTTATAACAAAAGAACTCATGCTTCACATTATAATAGAGATAAAGATGAAGTTTATATAGCATTTGTAGATAATTTAGTAAAATACGATAGTGTTTGGAACCCTACAGTTATTCAACACAAAAACCAAGCTCTTTTAGGTAAATCAATAACACAAATGTCTAATGGAATAGTGTGGTTTGCAAGTTTAAAAAATGGTATCTATGGAATTAAAAATGATTCTATACTATATCATTATACTACAAAAAATGGATTAATGTCTAATAATATAGAACAAATTGAGGCAGATAAAAATATATTATGGATAGCTTTAGATAATAGTGTACAAAGATTTAATTTTACAACTCAAAAATTTGAGACATTAACTAAAAGAGATGGTATTATATCGTATGATATTTCTGGTATAGAAATACTAAAAAACAAAGTATATCTTTCCTCAGATGAGGGACTATTATCCATAGATAAACACCAACCATTTAAAAAACAAAACAATGAAATATATTTTAATGCTTTCGAAATAAATGATAGAGACACATTAGTTGCCTCAATTTATAAATTAGCTCACGACCAAAATACAATTAAAATTAGCTTTAATGTGAATGGTTTCTCTTTTAATCACAAAGGAAAATATAAATATAGATTAAAGGGACTAAATGATAATTGGTTGAATACTGATAAGGGAATTAATTCTGTAAAATATAATAGCTTACCAGCAGGTAGTTATATATTTCAAGTACAATCTGTTTTAGAAAATCAAGCCGATAATGGAGCTATAAAAGAGCTTTCAATTGTGATATACAAACCTTTTTGGCAAACATGGTGGTTTAGACTAGGAGGAATTATGCTAATTTTTGGAAGCACTGTTCTGTTTTTCAAAAATAAAATTAAAAAGAAAGAAAAAGAACGTATTGCCGAGTTGGAAAAAATATCTTTAGAAAAAGAACTCATGGCTATAAACTTAACTGCATTGCGTTCACAAATGAATCCTCATTTTATTTTTAATGTCTTAAACTCCATCCAAGATTTAATATTACAAAAAAATATAAAGGCTTCTTATGATTATATTGTAACTTTTTCAGAATTAATACGCAATGCATTAAACTATTCCAGTGAAGATTTTATTCCTATAGAAAAAGAATTAAAATTTTTAAACGTTTATTTAAAATTAGAAAAACTTCGATTTGGAGATGCATTTAATTATACTATTAATTCTGATATACAAGAGTTGATAAAAGTACCTTCTTTATTAATACAACCTTTCATAGAAAATGCTTTAGTTCATGGCTTAATGCATAAAAAAGGAGAAAAAGAATTGAATATTAGCTTTGAATTTAAGGAAGAGTACTTAAAATGTATCATTACCGATAATGGAATAGGTAGAAAAAAAGTAAATGAAATATACACTCGTCAAAAGAATAAAAACGAATCATTTGCATTATCAGCTATCAGAAAAAGATTAGATATTTTTAAAAAGAAATACAATAATAATCTCGGTTATGTTATTGAAGATTTATATAGTAATGAAAAAGATACAGGTACAAAAGTAATTTTGACATTGCCATTTGAATATGATTTTTAG
- a CDS encoding AraC family transcriptional regulator, producing the protein MKSSLFIPQKQALTPFNNLQTLVENRSSFNLPNFELNLFETHQKSEKVSLIFDTLTVTAMIRGKKIMQCFENIDSSKIKNAKTAFDYLPGESVIVPANEEMIIDFPEANEQNPAQCLAIAIDNEKIKSTLETLNNQFPKLESPQNKNGNWTLENPNYHLKNNLEIKNVIDRITHISLGKSEVKNMLADLALQELLIRIMQTQARNLIFKEYKKYSSENRFAFVIEYVETHLEEQITVEKLSKLACMSESNFYKAFKREFGITPVEYVLEQRISLAKKLLPNMKLSITDVCYKAGFNSLSYFSVLFKKYAKQSPSEFRKSIFGE; encoded by the coding sequence ATGAAATCATCTTTGTTTATTCCTCAAAAACAAGCTCTCACTCCTTTTAATAACCTTCAAACGCTTGTAGAAAACCGTTCTAGTTTTAATCTTCCAAATTTTGAACTCAATCTTTTCGAAACGCATCAAAAAAGTGAGAAAGTAAGTTTAATTTTTGACACGCTGACAGTAACAGCCATGATTCGTGGAAAAAAAATAATGCAATGTTTTGAAAATATAGACTCTAGTAAAATAAAAAATGCTAAAACAGCCTTTGATTATTTACCTGGGGAAAGTGTGATTGTTCCTGCTAACGAAGAAATGATAATTGATTTTCCTGAAGCTAATGAACAAAACCCTGCTCAATGTTTGGCGATTGCGATTGATAATGAAAAAATAAAATCCACTTTAGAAACCCTCAATAATCAGTTTCCAAAACTAGAAAGTCCTCAAAATAAAAACGGAAATTGGACATTAGAGAATCCAAATTATCATCTAAAAAATAATTTAGAAATAAAGAATGTAATTGATAGAATTACACATATTTCACTAGGAAAAAGTGAGGTAAAAAATATGTTGGCTGACCTTGCTTTACAAGAACTTTTGATTCGAATTATGCAAACACAAGCACGTAATTTGATTTTTAAAGAATATAAAAAATACAGCTCTGAAAATCGTTTTGCCTTTGTGATAGAGTATGTAGAAACACATCTGGAAGAGCAAATAACAGTAGAAAAGCTCAGTAAATTAGCTTGTATGAGCGAATCCAATTTTTATAAAGCCTTCAAAAGAGAGTTTGGAATTACGCCTGTTGAATATGTTTTAGAACAACGAATTAGCCTTGCAAAAAAATTATTACCAAACATGAAATTGAGTATAACTGATGTTTGTTACAAGGCTGGTTTTAATAGTTTGAGTTATTTTAGTGTTTTGTTTAAAAAATATGCAAAGCAATCACCTAGTGAATTTAGAAAATCTATTTTTGGAGAATAA